Below is a genomic region from Larimichthys crocea isolate SSNF unplaced genomic scaffold, L_crocea_2.0 scaffold8678, whole genome shotgun sequence.
TACCAAAGATGAACATTTCTAAAGTGTTTCTGTACCCTACCACCAGTCTACAggactgacctttgaccttgagCTGGACGACTTCCTGCAACATGATGTCTCCGTCCCTGCAGACAGTGCAGATGTAGAAATCACTGTCTCTGTCAGTTGGGTTATTCAGGGTCAGACTGAGATCTCTGGTTTGCAGGGGGTTTTCCTCCATCATCGTATGGCCTCGGTAAACTATGTCCTGCTCACAAGGCTGGTTCTGGTCATTCGGATAGACATGGACCTTCATGGGTTTGGGTTCACAGCGGCTCCACTCCACTGTGGCGTCTTTAGGCAGCTGTACTGAGCTTTGAAGGGGCAGCTGGACAGACTGTATGCcctcttccacttcctcctgGTGGACTGAGAGgacaaactaacaaaataaaatcatctgtacaaacagcagcagtgattgCTATCTACAATACCGACCTTTGACTTGGAGCAGCACTACTTTTCTTGCCAGGATGTGTCCGTCCCTGTGGACGGTGCAGATATAAATGCCATTGTCACTGACTGTGGTGTTCCTCAGGGTCAGACTGAGGTCTCCGGTTTGAAGCaggtctttcttcatctttgtgcGGTTGAAGTAAAAGTCATCCTGTTCACCAGGCTGGTCTTGGCCATTCTGATACACATGAACCTTCAAGGGTTTGGAGCCACAACGCCTCCACTCCACTGTGGCGTCCTGAACCAGGGTAGCTGTGATTTGGTAATGCAGCTTAGTCCTCTTCGCTTTCACACTGGAGACTGATAGGACGACAAACCACAGTGTCAAGTatacaaacagcagcagtgatacTGATTCTGACTGCGACAGGAGAGGTTGCCTACACTCACTTCTGACCTCTGAACTGTGTTGGCAGTACTGACCTTTGATCCGGTACAGCACTTCTTTCTGTATCAGGATGATCCCATCCCTGTGGACGGTGCAGACGTAGGTCCCTCTGTCGCTGTATCCAGAGTTATAAATTTTCACACTGAGGTTTTTGGATTTCAGTGGGTCATCGTCCATCTTTGTGCGACCACGGAAATACTCCTCTTGTTTGTCTGGCTGATGTTCGCCTCTCTGATACACATGCACCGTCATTATTTTGGGTTCTGTGCGTTTCCACTCCACTGTTGCGTCTTCAGGAAGCTGATCTTTAACTTTGAAGGGTAGTAAGACAGATTCAGCCCACTCCCCGTACTCCACCACCTCCAAGGGGactatgaaaacaacaaaccacatCATCACCTTTATGAACAGCTtacagtgacctctgacctgtatCTACAATACCGACCTTTGACCTGGAGCCGTACTACTTTCTGTGCCAagattttgtttaaatattttacatcatttatatttttcgTCTGCACCATCGCAGCAAACACACTGATCAATAACTCACAACAGTGAGTGTGGTTCAAGACTGTTCCAatcatctgctgtgtgtgacgTGTTacaatctgacacacacacagcaggtgtggtgtgtgtgtgtgtggttgtgtgtgggtgtggtgtcCTCACCTGACGCATGGCAGACAGACCAGATCCTCCTGCAGACACAGTCGGGCAGCAGCCTGCATGCTGCAGCCAAACACCCGTCCTGGgatatgaaacatttattaatatacaatgtgatcatattttaatgttttttacacAGACTGATGACTCTACACTACAGGACCTGGGAATATCTATGAGTTCAACCCACCTCGTTACTCTTCACCTCGTTACTTCAACATCGTTACTTCAGCTCGTTACTTCACATATTACTTTCACCTCGTTCTTCACCTCGTTACTTTCACCTCGTTACTTCACCTCGTGTACTTCATTTCACCTCGTTTTACTTGACTTCACACCTCTCGACTCCATTAGAGTCGCATGTTTAAAATCAACCATTAAAACCTGAATGATCCGGAAACGTTCAGCACGATGACGGCACGTCAACCACGTGTGAGCTCCTAAACGTCACGTGATgtgtgagaaaaacaacacgTGACATGAACGCCAGATCAGACGCGGCTAACGCTTCAACAACGTTTAATATAAGCGTTTTTAAACAACCGCTCAACAAGCGTCAACAACGCTTCAACACGTTTAAAACAACGTTTAAACAAAACGTTTAAACAAAAACGGTTAAACACTGTCACACATGTCCTGAcctgttttagtttgtttagcagcagaacactgactgtgaaacaccaaccacacacacacaccacacacacacacgctgctgcCAACCCCTGCTGTCCGGAGGAGAATCAGTGAATTATGATGAATTATCATCAATAATTCACGGATCATGTTTAAatgataaacaacaaacaagataaAAGGATCAATAGTCAACtcctctgcatgtctgtctgtctgtcgtcctgtctggctgctgtctgtctgcctgtccggGCTGCCTGGCTTCGGTCTGTCTGgcctgtctgtatctgtctgttgtctgtctggctgGTCCTGTCTGTCCTGCCTTCCGGTATCTGGTTCCCGGTCTGCTGTCCTGCCTGTCTGGTCCTGTCTGTGGTCTgcctgtctgtatctgtctgtctgtccggtctgtctgtctgtctgtctgcctgttccTTCTGTCGCCTGTCCTGTACTGTCCTGGCTGGctgtaatctgtctgtctgtctggtcctTCTGCGGTTcctgttatctgtctgtctgtcttcctgtacctgtctgcctgtctgtctgcctgctgtatatgtctgtctgtcttcctgtacactgtctctgtctgtctgctgtctttctgtcttctgtctgtctgttcctgGCTGTAACTGTCGGTCTTTCGGTCGCCCCTGTCCTGGCTGCCTGctgtagctgtctgtctgtctggcctGTCGGTCTGGTCTTCTCCTGtatctgtcttctgtctgtctgtccctgtccgTATCTgtactgcctgtctgtctgcctgtcctgtatctgtgcctgtctgtctgtcggccctgtctgtctgtatctgtttgcctgtctgtctg
It encodes:
- the LOC113745568 gene encoding uncharacterized protein LOC113745568, which produces MTVHVYQRGEHQPDKQEEYFRGRTKMDDDPLKSKNLSVKIYNSGYSDRGTYVCTVHRDGIILIQKEVLYRIKVSSVKAKRTKLHYQITATLVQDATVEWRRCGSKPLKVHVYQNGQDQPGEQDDFYFNRTKMKKDLLQTGDLSLTLRNTTVSDNGIYICTVHRDGHILARKVVLLQVKVHQEEVEEGIQSVQLPLQSSVQLPKDATVEWSRCEPKPMKVHVYPNDQNQPCEQDIVYRGHTMMEENPLQTRDLSLTLNNPTDRDSDFYICTVCRDGDIMLQEVVQLKVK